From the Notolabrus celidotus isolate fNotCel1 chromosome 12, fNotCel1.pri, whole genome shotgun sequence genome, one window contains:
- the rbp5 gene encoding retinol-binding protein 5, protein MSKPNFTGTYHMMEQENMDSYLGALDINFALRKIVCLLKPTKEITHDPSTGAMRIRTLTTFKNFNMDFTIGKEFTEDLGPVDGRSCQTTVNWDGGNLVCVQRGEKEGRGWTHWLEGNKLHLEMRVQGIIAKQVFKKAE, encoded by the exons ATGTCGAAACCGAACTTTACCGGGACATATCATATGATGGAGCAGGAGAACATGGACTCATACCTGGGAGCTTTAG ATATAAATTTTGCTCTGAGGAAGATTGTGTGTCTGTTGAAGCCCACCAAAGAGATCACCCACGACCCGTCCACAGGAGCTATGAGGATCCGTACCCTCACCACCTTTAAGAACTTCAACATGGATTTCACCATCGGGAAAGAGTTCACTGAAGACCTGGGCCCAGTGGATGGCCGATCctgtcag actaCGGTGAACTGGGATGGGGGAAACCTGGTTTGTGTACAgcgaggagagaaagagggacgAGGCTGGACTCACTGGTTGGAGGGCAACAAGCTGCATTTG gagaTGAGAGTTCAAGGCATCATTGCCAAGCAAGTCTTCAAGAAGGCTGAGTGA
- the LOC117822524 gene encoding tumor necrosis factor receptor superfamily member 5, with product MSCLSEDKYVTKDDRCCDRCPSGWYIRGECDGTKKTECAECVRGFFTETKNHWFKCLSCKDCSTKNQRKVKDCTAQEDTVCGCEPGFFCINQSCDHCQRVKHCPLGQGVKVQATRTNNTICAVCEEGTFNNVTDFHSPCKTHTRCGDLGRVLKTPGTPTADAICGDCKTYCHWIIPASLWSGLVLTALVLFGLYCWRRQRKSSRAASLIVPVTLTDKVPVEPVCLLELPLQSKKQNGHCIESCMEEDYKFPLFTPDDNAVSYITEDSVDSSHPITPLKVSVSFAESSQQNGSAGFCTGNFLRTHSEPQEDEWCGTEAS from the exons ATGAGCTGCCTAAGTGAGGATAAGTACGTCACTAAAGATGATAGATGCTGCGATCGATGTCCATCAG gTTGGTACATTCGAGGCGAGTGTGACGGCACAAAGAAGACAGAGTGTGCTGAATGTGTACGTGGGTTTTTCACTGAGACAAAAAACCACTGGTTTAAATGTCTGAGCTGCAAGGACTGTTCAA CGAAGAACCAGAGGAAAGTGAAGGACTGTACAGCTCAGGAGGAcacagtgtgtgggtgtgaaccTGGTTTCTTCTGTATTAACCAGAGCTGTGATCACTGCCAGAGAGTGAAGCATTGTCCTCTGGGTCAAGGAGTCAAAGTTCAAG caactCGCACAAACAACACtatctgtgctgtgtgtgaagAAGGGACCTTCAACAACGTCACAGACTTCCACTCACCctgtaaaacacacaccag ATGTGGGGATCTGGGCAGAGTGCTGAAAACTCCAGGAACCCCGACAGCTGATGCTATTTGTGGTGACTGTAAAACTT ATTGTCACTGGATCATACCTGCAAGCCTGTGGTCAGGACTTGTGTTGACTGCACTCGTCCTGTTTGGCCTCTACTGCTGGAGAAGACAACGCAAGtcaagcagagcag CGAGTCTCATCGTTCCTGTTACTCTGACTGATAAGGTTCCAGTCGAACCAGTTTGTCTTCTGGAGCTACCATTACAGTCCAAAAAGCAGAACGGTCACTGCATAGAGAGTTGCATGGAGGAGGACTACAAGTTCCCACTTTTTACCCCAG ACGATAATGCAGTCAGTTACATCACAGAGGACAGTGTGGACAGCAGTCATCCTATAACTCCTCTGAAGGTTTCAGTTTCTTTTGCTGAATCAAGTCAGCAAAACGGAAGTGCTGGGTTCTGCACAGGAAACTTCCTAAGGACCCACTCAGAGCCACAGGAGGACGAATGGTGTGGGACAGAAGCCTCATGA
- the LOC117822486 gene encoding complement C1s subcomponent-like yields MLRISLLFILLSHSAHSTLLGWVESPGYPKGYLPHASLNWSRCAPKGHTLSIRLIHLDLEDSQDCENDAVKVFSNGNLISVLCGTKEFEELQSSVNPSLLSSPGGCLSLSFQSDYSNTKRHTGFRGFYSDKDFDECEDDPENGCTQFCHNFIGGYHCSCHHGYHLDADKHTCTVSCSEDLSGLNSGDVSSPSWPAPYAENSNCLYNLSVREHLQLELHFSDDFDVEQSPDGQCIDTVMLESPSGTLGPFCGKTPPPSPLFTHSHHVQIRFTSDGFGTNKGFSVHFKTTDKVCPAEVTPHSAASPQQQEYSQGQTVTATCELGYVVNTHGTKTLSMQFETTCQNTGIWTPSYICEPVDCGLPGIQKDGVLEFVGSETQYNNQIQFNCSSKYYKLDGDDTYTCNYNGEWVSSGGKTELPKCVEVCGMPDKHTASAGRILGGQDANLGEIPWHLLVKEPNRGGASLINDRWAVTAAHVVENVQENALRIYGGVVNRDALLDRSSNAAELNIEKIILHPGYVTGIEDRTNFDNDIALIRFASRVEFSPNLLPVCLPQTNRDLMENEQGTVSGWGRTEGQRGFRTSSTLKYADIGVYSLRECQDTPITPSNKNTVFTSNMFCAGASGKDSCQKDSGGPLVMPVLSAEGPHYLAGIVSWGPPCQLKRFKGYYTKVKNYVDWIRETMDAVENLSLRGD; encoded by the exons ATGTTACGAATCAG TCTCCTGTTCATCCTGCTCTCACACTCTGCCCACTCCACACTGCTGGGATGGGTGGAGTCTCCAGGGTATCCCAAAGGATACCTTCCCCATGCCAGTCTGAACTGGAGCAGGTGTGCCCCAAAAGGTCACACCCTCTCGATCAGGCTGATCCACCTGGACCTGGAGGACAGCCAGGACTGTGAAAACGATGCcgtgaag GTCTTTTCAAACGGAAACCTTATTTCTGTTCTGTGTGGCACAAAGGAGTTTGAGGAGCTTCAGTCCTCTGTAaatccttccctcctctcctccccaggcggttgtctctctctttctttccagtCAGACTACTCAAACACAAAGAGGCACACCGGCTTCAGAGGCTTTTATTCTGACAAAG ACTTTGATGAATGCGAGGATGATCCTGAAAACGGCTGCACGCAATTCTGTCACAACTTCATTGGCGGGTATCACTGCTCCTGTCACCATGGTTACCACTTGGACGCAGACAAGCACACTTGCACAG TGAGCTGTTCTGAGGATCTGTCAGGCCTGAACAGTGGAGACGTATCAAGCCCCTCCTGGCCAGCTCCGTATGCAGAGAACTCAAACTGTCTGTATAACCTGTCTGTGAGAGAGCATCTGCAGCTTGAGCTGCACTTCTCTGATGATTTTGATGTGGAGCAAAGCCCTGATGGTCAATGCATAGACACGGTGATG CTTGAGTCTCCCTCTGGGACTCTGGGGCCATTCTGTGGCAAAACACCTCCCCCATCTCCCCTCTTCACTCACTCACATCATGTCCAAATCCGCTTCACCTCTGATGGGTTTGGCACCAACAAAGGCTTCTCTGTCCACTTCAAAACCACAG ATAAGGTCTGCCCAGCAGAGGTAACACCACACTCCGCTGCGTCTCCTCAACAACAAGAGTATTCTCAGGGTCAGACAGTTACGGCCACTTGTGAACTGGGCTATGTTGTCAACACT CACGGAACCAAGACTCTGtcaatgcagtttgaaacaacaTGTCAGAACACAGGCATATGGACTCCCAGTTACATCTGTGAAC CTGTGGATTGTGGTCTTCCTGGCATCCAGAAGGATGGTGTCCTTGAGTTTGTGGGCTCAGAAACGCAGTACAACAACCAGATCCAGTTTAACTGCAGCTCAAAGTATTACAAACTGGACGGAGACG ACACATACACTTGTAATTACAACGGTGAATGGGTATCGAGTGGGGGCAAAACAGAGTTGCCAAAATGTGTTGAAG TGTGTGGGATGCCTGATAAACATACTGCAAGTGCAGGCAGGATCTTGGGAGGTCAGGATGCAAACCTGGGAGAAATACCCTGGCATCTTTTAGTAAAAGAACCCAACAGAGGAGGAGCGTCACTGATTAATGACCGCTGGGCTGTGACTGCGGCTCATGTTGTGGAAAACGTGCAGGAGAATGCTCTGAGAATATATGGTGGAGTGGTGAATAGAGACGCATTGTTAGACAGGTCTTCTAATGCAGCTGAACTGAACATTGAGAAGATCATACTCCATCCCGGATATGTCACAGGCATCGAAGATCGCACCAACTTTGACAATGACATTGCTCTTATCAGATTTGCTTCACGGGTGGAATTCAGCCCAAACCTCCTTCCTGTATGTCTcccacagacaaacagagatcTGATGGAGAATGAACAAGGCACAGTGTCCGGCTGGGGGAGGACAGAAGGCCAGAGGGGGTTCCGTACATCCAGCACATTAAAATATGCTGATATTGGGGTCTACTCGCTCAGAGAATGCCAGGACACACCTATCACACcaagcaacaaaaacacagtgtTCACTTCTAACATGTTCTGTGCTGGTGCCTCAGGGAAGGACAGCTGCCAGAAAGACAGCGGGGGCCCGCTCGTTATGCCTGTGCTGAGTGCAGAGGGGCCGCATTATCT